The following proteins come from a genomic window of Nicotiana tomentosiformis chromosome 12, ASM39032v3, whole genome shotgun sequence:
- the LOC104095176 gene encoding TMV resistance protein N-like produces the protein MSYASPSKDWKYDVFLSFRGEDTRKNFVSHLYNALKQRGIDVFKDDERLETGKPISDELLKAIEDSRFAVVIFSKSYASSRWCLEELAHIIKCQNELEQTVIPIFYDVSPSDVRHQNPPFAESFSQHEGKYKDDMEKVQRWRDAFAEAGKLSGHDLKNYKDEVDCINKVVDYILPKSLQAIPPSSGSLVGVEPQIEKIISLWDMESNDVRSIGIWGMSGIGKTEIVSIIYERYRHLFDADCFLGDVGEMYQKKGLTWIQQALIRKLLGKKIPITSEREGAIIIRNQLRWKKVLVILDDVNHLNQLKVLVGETEWFGRGSRVLITTRDKHLIIAHVGENKVYEVLLLSENDALELFCLHAFKRKSPERDFEELSREVVKYADGLPLALEVLGPSFCGRNKEQWRDIIDRLKKIPNDDILGKLKIGLDGLNKDEMRIFLDIACLYNHEQRYYVERILKSCGIHHLIGISRLIEKSLLSISRDGYSYIFNMHSLIRGMGENVLKEEHTNSRIWLHEEVHDLFAGKLKTKKVESLKIPKGYNFEDENINHNKVFKRMQSLQVLIVDNKIFCSESTVTCLPSSLRWIQWPFYPSSSLPQQFEPSHLVGLRLYNSRLVELWPISKRLNKLKHLDLTKSLRLTKSPNFGDMPNLETLSLRECMNLEEVHPSLGHCRMLKELDLRGCKKLKKLPKFVSMESLETLNLRECTSLRKFPKFCGNMQHLSELYVESPWIRSLPPSLSGLSKLHLRDCEDLERIPDTSIQILRFLKISDGRKLAMPNSLFESEQLEELYIYHCSRLVELSLSVIVQKKLIELVLEDCENLKKLPNSIQMKSLRRLKISNCPKLDTFPEINGDMHSLKELTIKITGTRELPSSIGDLSNLEFLNLDSTGIRELPSSIGNLSNLEYLNLKGCEDLVSLPNSLCNLKKLEELVLKGCKKLEKLPEKFGDLQRLKELDASDTAISQPPPSITKLHNLEMLQFSNAVRQVQHSSGFVSHQLLAFSSLTQLHLGNFNILGGLPEDLGSLHSLEELNLRGSSISCLPKSINKLVSLKSLDVRFCQNLNELELPPNLKELYADYHLATKSIRDIVFKCVRLHDICISWYGHERTECGIVTTNQVNVLKFLQHFLRTYIQCDFHQRSYFCITFPEVRIPESFDYQFINQSKISICLNPSWYTHKFLGFSICFYSDRCRVDLIATLVCKSEPERKHSLNFHIHQSCLNFPSVLWYYIPFKALWRTSDDKEGKILNDYCLFEVSSEAEACWGIRLEYENKVRRWRRKQRVRQSPKLHPVPQNDNAVTTEIGCSMVIEQLEPSCSSGSLAFVENNITTERGLHLGYENKALEMDQVTMVVQKEHESQNVELIRVCDSLSKKMDDASRKRKRNRKKKRKMAWENETSISHSPN, from the exons ATGTCTTATGCTTCTCCTTCCAAAGATTGGAAGTATGATGTCTTTTTGAGCTTTAGAGGTGAAGATACACGTAAAAACTTTGTGAGTCATCTCTATAATGCTTTGAAACAAAGAGGAATTGATGTTTTTAAAGATGATGAGCGTCTGGAAACGGGAAAACCAATTTCTGATGAACTTTTGAAAGCCATAGAAGACTCCAGATTTGCGGTCGTGATATTTTCAAAAAGCTATGCATCCTCAAGATGGTGCTTAGAGGAACTTGCACACATCATAAAGTGTCAAAATGAATTGGAGCAGACTGTGATTCCAATCTTTTATGATGTGAGTCCGTCTGATGTACGccatcaaaatccaccatttGCTGAGTCATTTTCCCAACATGAGGGAAAATACAAAGATGATATGGAGAAGGTTCAAAGATGGAGGGATGCATTTGCGGAGGCTGGAAAATTATCAGGACATGATCTAAAAAATTATAA GGATGAGGTTGATTGCATCAATAAGGTAGTTGATTACATATTACCAAAGTCACTTCAAGCTATCCCACCGTCATCCGGAAGCTTAGTGGGTGTGGAACCTCaaattgagaaaataatttcattatgggATATGGAATCAAATGATGTTCGTTCCATTGGAATATGGGGGATGAGCGGTATTGGCAAGACAGAAATTGTAAGTATCATATATGAGAGATATCGTCATCTATTTGATGCTGATTGTTTTCTTGGTGATGTTGGAGAAATGTACCAGAAAAAGGGTCTTACATGGATACAACAAGCTCTCATCCGTAAGCTATTGGGGAAAAAGATACCTATAACTAGTGAACGCGAAGGTGCCATAATTATAAGGAATCAGCTTCGCTGGAAGAAAGTTTTGGTCATTCTTGATGATGTAAACCATCTAAATCAACTAAAAGTTTTAGTTGGAGAGACAGAGTGGTTTGGCAGGggtagtagagttttgattaccACGAGAGACAAGCACCTGATAATCGCTCATGTAGGGGAGAATAAAGTGTATGAAGTCCTACTATTATCTGAGAATGATGCTCTTGAACTGTTTTGCCTGCATGCTTTCAAGAGAAAATCTCCAGAGAGAGATTTTGAAGAGCTTTCAAGGGAAGTGGTGAAGTATGCTGATGGGCTCCCTTTAGCTCTTGAAGTTTTGGGTCCTTCTTTTTGTGGACGAAACAAAGAGCAATGGAGAGATATAATTGATAGACTGAAGAAAATCCCTAATGATGACATTTTAGGAAAACTTAAGATTGGTCTTGATGGATTAAATAAAGATGAGATGAGAATATTTTTGGATATCGCATGCTTGTACAATCATGAACAAAGATATTATGTGGAACGAATACTTAAAAGTTGTGGTATTCATCACTTGATAGGAATAAGCCGTCTCATTGAAAAATCTCTCTTATCCATCAGTAGAGATGGCTACAGCTACATATTTAATATGCATAGTTTGATTAGAGGAATGGGTGAAAATGTCCTCAAGGAAGAGCACACAAACAGCAGAATATGGCTTCATGAGGAGGTTCATGACCTTTTTGCTGGAAAGTTG AAAACTAAAAAGGTGGAAAGCCTAAAGATCCCAAAAGGTTACAattttgaagatgaaaatataaatcataacaaGGTATTCAAGAGGATGCAAAGCTTACAGGTATTAATAGTTGATAATAAAATTTTTTGCTCGGAAAGCACTGTCACTTGTCTTCCTTCTAGCCTGCGGTGGATTCAATGGCCGTTCTATCCTTCAAGTTCATTGCCGCAGCAGTTTGAACCATCACACCTCGTGGGGCTTAGATTATATAACAGTCGGCTTGTCGAACTTTGGCCAATATCAAAG AGATTGAACAAGTTGAAGCATTTGGATCTAACCAAGAGCCTCAGGTTAACAAAGAGCCCTAATTTTGGTGATATGCCAAACTTGGAGACACTAAGTTTGCGTGAGTGTATGAATTTGGAAGAGGTCCATCCATCTCTTGGACATTGCAGAATGCTTAAAGAATTGGATTTGCGGGGTTGTAAAAAACTTAAGAAGCTTCCAAAATTTGTTTCCATGGAATCTCTTGAGACTCTCAACCTTCGTGAATGCACAAGTttaagaaaatttccaaaattctgTGGAAATATGCAGCACTTATCAGAACTCTATGTGGAATCCCCATGGATAAGAAGCTTACCCCCTTCTCTCAGTGGTCTAAGCAAATTACATTTGAGAGATTGTGAAGATCTTGAACGTATTCCAGACACTAGCATTCAAATTCTTAGATTTCTGAAGATTTCAGATGGCAGGAAACTAGCAATGCCAAACAGCCTTTTTGAATCAGAGCAATTGGAGGAACTTTATATATACCATTGTTCTAGATTGGTAGAGCTCTCCCTATCTGTTATAGTTCAAAAGAAGcttattgagttagttttagAAGACTGTGAGAATTTAAAGAAGCTTCCAAACTCTATTCAGATGAAGTCCCTTAGACGACTCAAGATATCTAATTGCCCAAAATTAGATACATTTCCAGAAATCAATGGAGATATGCATTCCTTGAAAGAACTGACCATAAAAATTACAGGGACAAGAGAACTGCCTTCATCCATTGGGGATCTGAGCAACCTCGAATTTCTCAATCTGGATTCTACCGGGATAAGAGAACTGCCTTCATCCATTGGGAATCTGAGCAACCTCGAATATCTCAATCTGAAAGGATGTGAAGATCTTGTAAGTCTGCCCAACAGCCTCTGTAATTTGAAGAAGCTTGAAGAACTTGTTCTCAAAGGCTGCAAAAAGTTAGAGAAGCTTCCAGAAAAATTTGGTGATCTTCAACGGTTAAAAGAACTTGATGCAAGTGATACTGCAATCTCCCAACCACCTCCCTCCATCACCAAGCTTCACAATCTGGAGATGTTACAATTCTCGAATGCTGTACGACAAGTGCAGCATTCGTCAGGTTTTGTTTCACATCAACTATTAGCTTTTTCCTCCTTGACACAACTTCATCTTGGTAATTTCAACATATTGGGTGGACTTCCTGAGGATCTTGGATCTTTGCACTCTCTGGAAGAGTTGAATTTAAGAGGAAGCAGTATTTCTTGTTTACCCAAAAGCATCAACAAACTCGTAAGCCTGAAATCCCTGGATGTGCGATTCTGTCAGAATCTTAATGAACTTGAACTACCCCCAAATTTAAAGGAGTTATATGCAGATTATCATTTAGCCACGAAGAGCATCAGAGATATAGTATTTAAGTGTGTTAGGCTGCATGACATCTGTATATCATGGTATGGTCATGAAAGAACCGAATGCGGAATTGTCACAACTAACCAAGTTAATGTGTTGAAGTTCCTACAGCATTTTCTCAGGACATATATCCAG TGTGACTTTCACCAGAGGAGCTACTTTTGCATTACTTTCCCTGAAGTCAGAATACCAGAGTCGTTCGATTATCAGTTTATAAATCAATCAAAGATCTCAATTTGTCTGAATCCATCCTGGTATACCCATAAATTCCTGGGTTTTTCGATATGTTTCTATTCTGATAGATGTAGAGTTGATCTAATAGCTACATTGGTCTGCAAATCTGAGCCTGAAAGAAAACATTCCTTGAATTTTCACATCCACCAAAGTTGCCTTAACTTTCCTTCTGTCTTGTGGTACTACATACCATTTAAAGCATTGTGGCGCACTTCTGACGATAAAGAAGGGAAGATCCTAAATGATTATTGCCTATTTGAGGTATCCTCAGAAGCGGAAGCATGTTGGGGAATTCGCCTGGAGTATGAGAATAAagttaggagatggagaaggaagCAACGTGTGAGACAAAGTCCCAAACTCCATCCAGTTCCGCAAAACGATAATGCAGTGACAACTGAAATTGGTTGTTCTATGGTAATTGAACAACTAGAGCCATCATGCAGTTCTGGTTCGCTGGCATTTGTTGAGAATAACATCACAACAGAGAGGGGACTACATTTGGGGTATGAGAATAAAGCTCTAGAGATGGATCAAGTAACAATGGTAGTTCAGAAGGAACATGAATCTCAGAATGTTGAGCTGATTAGAGTTTGTGATAGCCTATCAAAGAAGATGGACGATGCTtcaagaaagagaaagagaaatagaaagaaaaagagaaagatgGCATGGGAAAATGAGACCAGCATCTCTCATAGCCCCAACTAG